A genomic stretch from Chelmon rostratus isolate fCheRos1 chromosome 14, fCheRos1.pri, whole genome shotgun sequence includes:
- the pou4f3 gene encoding POU domain, class 4, transcription factor 3, translating into MMTMNGKQHFSMHAALHEPKYPGLHSGSEGMRRVCLPAPQLQGNIFGGFDESLLARAEALAAADSIVSHGKSHPFKPDVTYHTMSSVPCTSASSSSSTTVPISHVPSTIASHHHHHHLGQTLEAGDLLDHLSTSLAVTGMGAPEPPGMTTSAHHHQHPHHHLQTMGQLHQAMATMAHPHSLSVHGGMACVNDVESDPRELEAFAERFKQRRIKLGVTQADVGSALANLKIPGVGSLSQSTICRFESLTLSHNNMIALKPVLQAWLEEAEAAYREKSSKPDLFNGNERKRKRTSIAAPEKRSLEAYFAIQPRPSSEKIAAIAEKLDLKKNVVRVWFCNQRQKQKRMKYSAVH; encoded by the exons atgatgacCATGAACGGCAAGCAGCATTTCTCCATGCACGCGGCTCTGCACGAGCCCAAGTATCCCGGCCTGCACTCAGGCTCGGAGGGCATGCGCAGAGTCTGTCTGCCCGCCCCGCAG CTGCAGGGCAATATATTCGGAGGCTTTGATGAGAGCCTGCTGGCACGGGCAGAGGCTCTGGCGGCTGCTGACAGCATTGTCTCTCACGGCAAGAGCCACCCGTTCAAACCAGACGTGACTTACCATACCATGAGCAGTGTCCCCTGcacctcagcctcctcttcttcctccaccaccgtGCCCATCTCCCACGTCCCCTCCACCATCGCCtcccaccatcaccaccaccacctcggACAGACCCTGGAGGCCGGGGACCTCCTGGACCACCTCTCCACCAGCCTGGCCGTGACCGGGATGGGCGCTCCGGAGCCTCCCGGGATGACCACGTCGGcgcaccaccaccagcacccgCACCATCACCTGCAGACCATGGGGCAGCTGCACCAGGCTATGGCCACTATGGCCCACCCTCACTCTCTGTCAGTGCACGGCGGCATGGCGTGCGTCAACGACGTGGAGTCGGATCCCAGGGAGCTGGAAGCCTTCGCCGAGCGCTTCAAGCAGAGGAGGATCAAACTCGGGGTGACCCAGGCGGACGTCGGGTCGGCGCTGGCCAACCTCAAGATCCCCGGAGTGGGGTCCTTGAGCCAGAGCACCATCTGCAGGTTCGAGTCCCTCACCTTGTCCCACAACAACATGATCGCGCTCAAGCCGGTTCTCCAGGCCTGGCTGGAGGAAGCGGAGGCTGCGTACcgggagaaaagcagcaagcCGGACCTTTTCAACGGGAACGAGAGGAAAAGAAAGCGCACCTCCATCGCCGCGCCGGAGAAGCGCTCTTTGGAGGCTTACTTTGCCATCCAGCCTCGGCCCTCCTCGGAAAAAATCGCGGCCATCGCCGAAAAACTGGACCTGAAAAAGAACGTGGTTCGAGTGTGGTTTTGCAACCAGCGGCAAAAACAGAAACGAATGAAATACTCTGCGGTGCACTGA